The following DNA comes from Spirulina major PCC 6313.
GAGCGTCGCCCTCTGCCGTGGGGGTTGGTGCTGACATTGGGGTTTGTCTTGGTGGCGGTGGGGATTCCCTTGGGGGTGATGAAATATCAATGGTGGCAGGCGCACCAGTTGACGGCACAACTGCGCGACACCTTTGTATCAACCCCTAGCTTGGCGCTGTACCGGATTCAGCCGGTTGTTGAGAATCAGACCATCACGTTAACAGGACAGGTTCCCAGTCTGGTGTTACAACAACAGGCTGCTGACATTACCCGTCAACTAGCTCCGGATTTCACCGTCGATAATCAGGTGAGCGCCGTGGATGCTCCCCCGGAGCCAGAGGCGATCGCAGCCGAAGCCCAACGCCTCACCCAAGGCCTCGCCCAAGTCCTCGCCACCCCCATTACCAGCACCTACGACCCCGATCTCCAGCAACTCCTCGTCCAAGGCAGCGCCCTCAGTGCCGACCAAACCGCTCAACTCACCGAAAGTTTACGCCGGATTCCGGGGGTGCAGTCTGTGGTGTTGTCCCTCGATAATCAAGGATCACCCCTAGCCCAACGGGTCTATTTCACCCCCAACGGTGTCGATATTAGCCCCCAAGAATATAGCCAAAAACTCACGCCCCTGATTCGCTACCTGCGCGACAATCCGACGGTGAAACTCCGCATCATTGGCCATACCGATCGCAGCGGAACCGAGCAAATTAATCAACAACTCGCACCCCAGCGAGCGGCTGCGGTGCAAGCGGTGTTGAGTCAAGAAGGGATTCCGCTATCCCAGCTAGAGACGGTGGGGATGATCGATCCCCCTCCCCAAGTGAGCAATGCCGATGCACTATGGTTAAGTCGGTGCGTGCGCTTTGAAGTGGTTAACTAAACTAAAGTCTGAACAGTGTCATGGGTACTATTTCTAAGAAAATTTGTATGGTGGGTGACTTTGGGGTGGGGAAAACGAGCTTGATTCGGCGGTTTGTCGAGCGGGAATTTAGCGATCGCTACCTCTCGACGGTGGGCGTGAAAATTTCCCGCAAAGTCATTCCCCTCACTCCTGATCTAGATCGTAATCTTGATACCCTCAAACTCCTGATCTGGGATCTTGAAGGACAGACCAAATTCAAAGCTATTACCCCCTCCTACCTCCACGGCTCCGAAAGTATCTTGGTGGTTGCCGATGTAACCCGCCAAGAAACCATTGATAACATCCAAAACCATATTCAACTGTTTCTCGGTATTAATCCCCAGGGATCGATTGCGATCGCCCTCAATAAAATTGATCTCCTCGACAGTGACGAACAGTCATACCTCAAAGAATCGATTCACTCAACCTTTACAACCACAGTGGGAGCGTATTTCACGTCAGCAAAAACAGGCGAAAATGTAGACACAATCTTTAATGCGATCGCTCAAAAAATGGTGCCTTAATGTCCTAGAGTTTTAGTTCAATATTTAATGGTATGACTCCTCCGCTACAGACTCTGAATCTTCCGAGTTTTATTGAATACATTATTATTGACGCGAACTTTAGGCTCACTCACCTTGCATCTCATACCGTGAGCCATTGTCACGCAAACCTCAACATCAACGATGATGTGCGCAATGCTTTTCAAGAACTAGTGGGCATCGAACAGATTACCCAACGTATTTTAGCCAATCAACAACCCGGCTTCACCCTTCAAGAGGTCATTCACTATTCCTCCCAGCAACCCGATTCCGGCATTTATCTCACCTTGAATCTGCAACGATTAGATGAGCAACATCTAATTATTTTCATCGAAGATGTCACGGAAACGGCTCTGTTACGCCAAGCCTTAGTGCAGCGGGTGAATGAAACAGAACTACTGTTAAATGCGCTGCAATTGTCCGAAAATTATAATCGTCGCATTATTTCATCAATGGGCGATGCACTGTTTACCATCAATGCTTCAGGGGATTTGAAAACCATTAATGCCGCCGCTCTCACCCTCTTCGGCTATGGTGAAGCAGAGTTAAAAAATCAACCGTTAGCCACCTTATTTCAAAACCAAATCCCCGCCTCAATTTCCCCTGAATCAATCCTCAAAAATCCCACCTTAGAGAATTACGAAGTGACGTGCCATACCAAACAGGAAAACAGTATTATTGTGTCGTTCTCCTGTTCATTTGTCCATTCAAAAGAGAATGATTTACCCATTTTTATCTATATTGGTCGTGACATCACGGCTCGCAAAAAAACAGAGCAAAAAATCAATCAAGCTCTAGCCCAGGAAAAAGAATTAAATGATCTCAAGTCTCGCTTTATTGCGATGACATCCCACGAGTTCAAAAATCCCCTATCCAGTATTTTGATGTCGGTGGAATTGCTCGAAGAATTTGCGGATAATTGGACTCTGGAAAAGCGGATGACGCATCTCAAGCGGATTCGGCAATGTACAACACAGATGAATGATCTGCTCGAAGATATTTTAGTGCTGGGGAAAGCCGATACGGGGAAACTGGAGTTTCAGCCGCGGCCGTTGGATTTGGGGAATTTTTGTCAGGAGTTGACGGAAGAATTGCAGTTTTTAGCCGGCGATCGCCACGCCATCACCCTCCACCTTCAATCCCCCCTTGCGCCTACCTATGCCCTGGATGAAAAACTATTGCGCCAGATGTTGGTGAACTTAATTACCAATGCGGTGAAATATTCACCTCAGGGGGGTGTGGTGGATTTTCGGGTCGCGGTGGAGGGGGAGAGCCTGTGGTTTGGGGTGCAGGATCAAGGGATTGGGATTCCAGAATCGGATCAGCCACGTTTGTTTGAATGTTTCCACCGATCGCACAATGTTAGGGATATTAAAGGGACGGGGTTGGGCCTTTCAATTGTGAAGCAAGCGGTGGAATTACACGGCGGCACGATCGCATTTCAAAGTGCGATCGACCAAGGCACGACCTTTGAAGTGCGCTTACCCCTGCATCTAACTCCATGGAACAGTTAATTATTTTCAGTCGCTATCCAGAACCCGGACGCACGAAAACCCGCCTCATTTCGCGCCTTGGTGCGGCTGGGGCGGCTGAACTTCAGCGCCGGATGACGGAACACACGCTCCGGCAGGTGCGGGCTTTGCAGCGGGTGCGATCGGTGGATGGGGTGGTGGCGTTTACGGGGGCAACCACTGACCAGATGCGGGCGTGGTTGGGGGATCATTGGCAGTATTCGCCCCAAACGGCGGGGGATTTGGGGCAGCGGATGGTGGCGGCGATCGCCCACAGTTGCCAAGCAGGAAGCGATCGCACGGTGATCATCGGTATTGATTGCCCAGATCTCACCTCGGCAATTTTGACGGCGGCCTTTGAACAGCTTCAGACCCATCCGGTGGTGTTGGGGCCCGCCCAGGATGGGGGCTATTATTTGGTGGGGTTAACGGAGCCGCTGCCGGCTCTGTTTACGGGGATTGATTGGGGGACGGATCGGGTGTTGGCCCAGTCACAGCAGGCGATCGCTGCCCAGGGAAAAACCTGCGCCATCCTGCCCACCTTAGCGGATGTGGACTATCCCGAAGACTTACCGATCTGGGAAAAATACGCCCCATCCTAAACCCGATCTCGCCCCCCTTAGACGGTCTCCACTGCCACCGTTTTCCCTAGACGGGCGGCCTGTTGCGCTGCCGCCGCCACCCGCAGGGCATAGAGGCTTGCACTGGGCTGGACGTAGAGGGGGCGACCGTCACAGAGGGAGTCCACCACGGCGCGGGTGTCCTGTTGAAATAACCCCCGCCGACTGCCTAAATCAAGGGAGGTCTGGGCCGCGCCCTGAATCAAGGTGCCGCGATCATGATCGAACAAGAGTGTGCCGCGATCGCCATGGAGTTCAAAGACGCGCATCGGGTAGGTGAACGCATCGCCTTTGCCATAGGTGACGGTGGCAAGTAAGCCACTGTGAAAGGTTAACTGGGCCATACAAAGACAAGCGGTGTATTCCGAGGGCGAATCGCTAGCCCAATAGCGCGTCTGACAACTGACCGTTGCCACCGTGCCAAAGAGATCCGTGAGGCGATGAATCCGCGAGAGGGCAGCCACTAACGGAAACCCAAACTGGTCGTGGTTGTAGCTCCAGCGTCCGGCGTGGGGCGTTTGGGGGTTGAGGGTGACGTAGCGGGCGTAGTGGGTTGTGCCGAGGGCGGGGCAATGGTCACGCATGGCGAGGTGTAGACCGCCCAAGAGTTCAATATGTTCGATATGCAGCAGTCGATCCTGTTGGGCGGCGATCGCCAACAACTCCGCCGCCACTGCCGGATGAAAACTCAGGGGATATTCACAGACCACATGTTTTCCCGCTGCGAGTGCCCTGCGGGTGATGGTGTCGTGATCTTGATTGCGCGTCGCTACAATGACCACGTGAAGACCGGGATGGGTGATCAGATCCTGCCAATCGGTGTAATGGGTGGCTTGGCAGTCTGGATCGATGGCCCGCATCCGTTCGGGGGAGGCGCTGGCGATCGCAGCGAAGGTGGCGCGATCATCCGATGCGATCGCCTCAACCCGCCGCTTCGCCACATAGCCCGTCCCCACAATACCCATCAAAATGGGGGGAGTTAGACCCATGAGAAATTTAAACTGTCAATAACAAACATGAGGAATTTAAATTATTCATCACAAAATCAAAGTGATCGTGATTGAGACAGCCATCGCACCAGACCAACCTCCCCAAGACAAAACAGGATGGTTTTTTCCGGCCCAACCCTCAGCGTGATTGATTAAAATGCCACGCAAAATCATCAAGATCAAGGCTGAAACGAGCGGATTCAGTGGTGATGCTGTCCCTGTTGAGCACAGTCCTTTTGCCAACATCGTTCCAACGTTTGCAGTCGATAAATATACAGAAAACGACTGATACCAAAGGCAGTCCGCGCCGAAGAATCAAACAAGGGTTGATTGAGGTAGTGCCACACAAGGAGGCTAAGTTGCTTGAGCTTAAAGACCATGGTACTAACTGAATTTACATCAGTAGGAATCAGTAAAGTTAAATAAAGTAGTTCCAATGTTCATCCGGGTGGACGCTGAAGATTGGAGCGGAGTCTAGACGAGGACGGGAAGTCCGTCAGCATGACTCCAGTGAGTGGAGGGGGTCACAGGTCAGAATAGACCCGATTGACTCCAGTAATCTGGCCAGTTTTGATGGCCCTTAACTACTAATGTGCCTCAATTATTTCGAGTTTTGCTCAACTCAATCGTAGAGAATTATGAAGGATCATGGGAAATCCTTGTAATTGTTCTTTGCAAATCGTCGAACGGTGCGAGATTGTCCGAAATGCTCAGGGGCTTCCCCTGAGTTGATCCGTGCGGAATCAGGTCAACCGAGATCATGATTCGGGATCATCCTGACCTATAATTTTGTCTTATCTGACATCACTGAAGGAGATCACCAATGTCCGATTGGCAACGGGTTGACGGGAGTGTTACCGCCCCACGGGGTTTTCAAGCGGCCGGGATTACCGCTGGCTTAAAGCCGTCGGGTTCACCGGATTTATCCCTCATTTATTCGGAAACAGAAGCGATCGCCGCCGGTGTCTTCACCACCTCCACCGTGCGGGCGGCCTGCGTCGATTACTGTCGCCAACGTCTCCAAGCGAAAGCCAGTGCTCGCGCCATTTTGTGCAATGCGGGTCAAGCCAATGCTGCGACCGGTGAACAAGGCTGGCAAGATGCCCTCGAAACGGCTCAATTACTCGGTCAGCAGTTGAAAATTTCCCCCGACACCATCCTCCTCGCCTCCACGGGAGTGATCGGTCAACGCATGAAAATGGATGAGTTTCGGGCTGGGATTCCAACCCTCGTCAATGCCCTCAGTCCAACAGGGGGCGAGGCGGCAGCGGGCGCGATTATCACCACGGATCTCGTCCCCAAATCCATTGCCCTTGAAACCATGATCGAAGGGCGGCCCGTGCGCATTGGCGGGATCGCCAAGGGGTCTGGAATGATTCATCCCAATATGGCGACGATGCTGTCCTTTGTTACCTGTGATGCGGCGGTGTCTACGTCCCTGTGGCAAGAGATGCTGCGGCGGGCGGCGGATAAGAGTTTCAATCAAATCACCGTCGATGGGGATACGAGCACCAATGACAGTCTGATCGCCTTGGCTAATGGTCAATCGCGGACGACGGCGATCACAGAGCCGGGGCCGGAGGCGGATAAGCTCGAAGCGATGTTAACGGAGGTGTGCCAATATTTAGCGAAGGCGATCGCCCGCGATGGTGAAGGGGCTACCTGCCTCGTTGAAGTCACCGTCACGGGAGCGCCCAGTGATGCGGCGGCCCGTAAAGTGGCGAAAACCATCGTCGGCTCATCATTGTTTAAAGCTGCGATTTTCGGGCGTGATCCCAATTGGGGACGGATTGCGGCGGCAGCAGGTCGAGCCGATGTGCCCTTTGATCAAGACCAGTTGCGGATTACCCTCGGTGATTTTCGGTTGATGGATGCGGGGCAACCGTTGCCGTTCGATCGCGCCGCTGCGAGCCAATATATTAAAGACATTGCTGCCCAATCAGGGGGCGAAGTGGCGGGCAAAATCTACCAATCCCTTGATCATCCGTTACTCATTACGGTGGACTTGGGGAGTGGTTCCGGTGCTGGGGTGGCGTGGGGTTGTGATCTCAGCTATGACTACGTCAAGATCAACGCTGAGTACACCACCTAAGCCCGCGCTCTTCGCTGTTGACGCTTCTACGCTGAACCTGGGGCGATCGCACCCTGATTCGTTCACACCTTGATCTAATGAACCGCCTGCGATCGCCCCTCCCCCGCATCCTTTACGAGCGTGATGCGTAAAGCCCCCTGAATTTTATTCGGGGGATATAAGCGAATAACCGAATTGATTCGGTGGTGATACAATAAAAGCGTTCGCTAGCGCGAAGTAAAATTCCGGGGTGAGCACCTTATGGGCAGGGCGTTGTCCATT
Coding sequences within:
- a CDS encoding Rab family GTPase: MGTISKKICMVGDFGVGKTSLIRRFVEREFSDRYLSTVGVKISRKVIPLTPDLDRNLDTLKLLIWDLEGQTKFKAITPSYLHGSESILVVADVTRQETIDNIQNHIQLFLGINPQGSIAIALNKIDLLDSDEQSYLKESIHSTFTTTVGAYFTSAKTGENVDTIFNAIAQKMVP
- a CDS encoding PAS domain-containing sensor histidine kinase, with the protein product MSHCHANLNINDDVRNAFQELVGIEQITQRILANQQPGFTLQEVIHYSSQQPDSGIYLTLNLQRLDEQHLIIFIEDVTETALLRQALVQRVNETELLLNALQLSENYNRRIISSMGDALFTINASGDLKTINAAALTLFGYGEAELKNQPLATLFQNQIPASISPESILKNPTLENYEVTCHTKQENSIIVSFSCSFVHSKENDLPIFIYIGRDITARKKTEQKINQALAQEKELNDLKSRFIAMTSHEFKNPLSSILMSVELLEEFADNWTLEKRMTHLKRIRQCTTQMNDLLEDILVLGKADTGKLEFQPRPLDLGNFCQELTEELQFLAGDRHAITLHLQSPLAPTYALDEKLLRQMLVNLITNAVKYSPQGGVVDFRVAVEGESLWFGVQDQGIGIPESDQPRLFECFHRSHNVRDIKGTGLGLSIVKQAVELHGGTIAFQSAIDQGTTFEVRLPLHLTPWNS
- a CDS encoding TIGR04282 family arsenosugar biosynthesis glycosyltransferase translates to MEQLIIFSRYPEPGRTKTRLISRLGAAGAAELQRRMTEHTLRQVRALQRVRSVDGVVAFTGATTDQMRAWLGDHWQYSPQTAGDLGQRMVAAIAHSCQAGSDRTVIIGIDCPDLTSAILTAAFEQLQTHPVVLGPAQDGGYYLVGLTEPLPALFTGIDWGTDRVLAQSQQAIAAQGKTCAILPTLADVDYPEDLPIWEKYAPS
- a CDS encoding Gfo/Idh/MocA family protein — encoded protein: MGLTPPILMGIVGTGYVAKRRVEAIASDDRATFAAIASASPERMRAIDPDCQATHYTDWQDLITHPGLHVVIVATRNQDHDTITRRALAAGKHVVCEYPLSFHPAVAAELLAIAAQQDRLLHIEHIELLGGLHLAMRDHCPALGTTHYARYVTLNPQTPHAGRWSYNHDQFGFPLVAALSRIHRLTDLFGTVATVSCQTRYWASDSPSEYTACLCMAQLTFHSGLLATVTYGKGDAFTYPMRVFELHGDRGTLLFDHDRGTLIQGAAQTSLDLGSRRGLFQQDTRAVVDSLCDGRPLYVQPSASLYALRVAAAAQQAARLGKTVAVETV
- the argJ gene encoding bifunctional ornithine acetyltransferase/N-acetylglutamate synthase; amino-acid sequence: MSDWQRVDGSVTAPRGFQAAGITAGLKPSGSPDLSLIYSETEAIAAGVFTTSTVRAACVDYCRQRLQAKASARAILCNAGQANAATGEQGWQDALETAQLLGQQLKISPDTILLASTGVIGQRMKMDEFRAGIPTLVNALSPTGGEAAAGAIITTDLVPKSIALETMIEGRPVRIGGIAKGSGMIHPNMATMLSFVTCDAAVSTSLWQEMLRRAADKSFNQITVDGDTSTNDSLIALANGQSRTTAITEPGPEADKLEAMLTEVCQYLAKAIARDGEGATCLVEVTVTGAPSDAAARKVAKTIVGSSLFKAAIFGRDPNWGRIAAAAGRADVPFDQDQLRITLGDFRLMDAGQPLPFDRAAASQYIKDIAAQSGGEVAGKIYQSLDHPLLITVDLGSGSGAGVAWGCDLSYDYVKINAEYTT